In Micromonospora purpureochromogenes, a single window of DNA contains:
- a CDS encoding GNAT family N-acetyltransferase, which produces MEFTLADLPADRVPAVVALCGRALDLPEDAAEAESVVTALWPRASADRTVLAVGAYAGDELIGVLIGSVSAADPRLGHVDLLAVAPQRRRRGVGRALVAEAERRLAGLGVAELLLAGNPPYYAWPGIDVRYTPAVCLALALGYRQDRTAWNMTADLSYDGSPALRTTKPAEARLAGQGVSVRRAEPADLPALAAFARSTFGGAWDGELAGSVGRADAGCHLAERDGEILGFAAWGSSRPSWFGPMGTAPAAEGSGIGGVLLRRCLRDQHEAGISAAQIGWVGPVPFYSGSAGARIERVFFLYRRTL; this is translated from the coding sequence ATGGAGTTCACCCTCGCCGACCTGCCCGCCGACCGGGTCCCCGCCGTCGTCGCGCTCTGCGGACGCGCGCTCGACCTGCCCGAGGACGCCGCCGAGGCGGAGTCCGTGGTCACCGCCCTCTGGCCCCGGGCCTCGGCGGACCGGACGGTACTGGCGGTCGGGGCGTACGCGGGGGACGAGCTGATCGGGGTGCTGATCGGCTCGGTCTCGGCGGCGGACCCGCGCCTCGGGCACGTCGACCTGCTGGCCGTCGCGCCGCAGCGGCGGCGCCGGGGGGTCGGCCGGGCGCTGGTGGCCGAGGCGGAACGGCGGCTCGCCGGCCTCGGCGTGGCCGAGCTGCTGCTGGCCGGGAACCCGCCGTACTACGCCTGGCCGGGCATCGACGTGCGGTACACCCCGGCGGTCTGCCTGGCGCTGGCGCTGGGCTACCGGCAGGACCGTACGGCGTGGAACATGACGGCCGACCTGTCGTACGACGGGTCGCCGGCGCTGCGCACGACGAAGCCGGCGGAGGCGAGGCTGGCCGGCCAGGGCGTGTCGGTACGCCGGGCGGAGCCGGCGGACCTGCCGGCGCTGGCCGCGTTCGCCCGGTCCACCTTCGGCGGCGCCTGGGACGGCGAGCTGGCCGGCTCGGTCGGCCGCGCCGACGCGGGCTGCCACCTTGCGGAGCGGGACGGCGAGATCCTCGGCTTCGCGGCCTGGGGATCATCGCGGCCGAGCTGGTTCGGGCCGATGGGCACCGCGCCGGCGGCGGAGGGCTCGGGCATCGGCGGGGTGCTGCTGCGCCGCTGCCTGCGCGATCAGCACGAGGCCGGGATCAGCGCGGCGCAGATCGGCTGGGTGGGCCCGGTGCCGTTCTACTCCGGCAGCGCGGGCGCCCGGATCGAGCGGGTCTTCTTCCTGTACCGCCGTACGCTCTGA
- a CDS encoding S8 family serine peptidase, whose protein sequence is MRPEPPPTGSDGTGGSANPWAVVAAVLAGGWTVATTVLLQVAGWSVDQVRLASGLDRWPWLWPVLSLAGVLLVGLPALLLALLPRSPALRATGRAWLAGALALGALGALRALPPVHHELYLAALAATAAGLALVAARLPARRRALSDGPGVEPGAATTAEAPDGEPGPATTPDEPDGAGRTGRRGSAAGTAGGRRPGPVTLLAVAAGLALLLPWAWLGALGGPLETVLAALAAAALGALAGVLLDGRFWFSLGGGEPPRPARLVFLGGLVGGVTLLLLAAGTGQSGAQLPALLAVPPAAFTLAALYAASRRTGGRTAGPVRWLVGLVLFGPLAFADPEEVSILLATTRDVPFWVAAAAVAGLAVAVLLAVGYGVLLARPRAVTPSRRVAGLAAGVLLVAVGVVDAVPGQPGLHGERLLVVLREQADLAGIPAGTPGRAGRDGRAAEVYSRLVATAERTQGDLRRELGRLRLHPRPYYLVNAIEIDGGPAVRAWLSGRPEVSRVLVSQRVRPLPAPAPTTSGDAPAPVGPAWNIRLLGADRVWSELGVTGSGVVVGSSDSGVDGRHPALADGFRGGDDSWYDPWDHTRSPNDAGGHGTHTVGSAVGRDGIGVAPGARWVGCVNLDRNLGSPAHYLDCLQFMLAPFPPGGDPFADGRPARAPDVLTNSWGCPPIEGCDPRALRPAADALAAAGILVVAAAGNTGPYCGSIADPPAPYPDVLTVGAVDRNRRVTLFSSRGPAPGDAAKPDVLAPGAGVLSAMPGGGYATLDGTSMATPQVAGVVALMWSANPALVGDLERTRRILRETAQPAQPSYRSRAPQDACGGDANITGAGLVDAYAAVRAARAG, encoded by the coding sequence ATGCGGCCCGAGCCACCTCCCACCGGAAGCGACGGAACCGGCGGATCCGCCAACCCCTGGGCGGTGGTGGCGGCGGTGCTGGCGGGCGGCTGGACGGTGGCGACCACCGTGCTGCTCCAGGTCGCCGGCTGGTCCGTCGACCAGGTACGGCTCGCCAGCGGGCTGGACCGGTGGCCGTGGCTCTGGCCGGTGCTCTCCCTGGCCGGCGTCCTGCTGGTCGGCCTGCCGGCCCTGCTGCTGGCGCTGCTCCCCCGCTCCCCGGCGCTGCGGGCCACCGGCCGGGCCTGGCTGGCCGGAGCGCTGGCGCTCGGCGCGCTCGGCGCGCTGCGCGCCCTCCCGCCGGTGCACCACGAGCTCTATCTGGCGGCGCTGGCCGCCACCGCCGCCGGGCTGGCCCTGGTCGCCGCCCGGCTACCGGCCCGACGCCGCGCCCTGTCCGACGGGCCGGGGGTCGAGCCGGGGGCGGCGACCACCGCCGAGGCACCGGACGGCGAGCCGGGGCCGGCGACGACCCCCGATGAGCCGGACGGCGCGGGTCGCACCGGGCGGCGGGGGAGCGCCGCCGGCACGGCAGGCGGCCGCCGGCCCGGTCCGGTCACCCTGCTCGCGGTGGCCGCCGGGCTGGCCCTGCTGCTTCCCTGGGCCTGGCTCGGCGCGCTGGGCGGCCCGCTGGAGACCGTGCTCGCCGCGCTGGCCGCGGCGGCGCTCGGCGCGCTGGCCGGGGTGCTGCTCGACGGGCGGTTCTGGTTTTCGCTCGGGGGCGGCGAGCCGCCCCGGCCCGCCCGGCTGGTGTTCCTCGGCGGGTTGGTCGGCGGGGTCACCCTGCTGCTGCTGGCCGCCGGCACCGGGCAGTCCGGGGCCCAACTGCCCGCCCTGCTCGCCGTGCCCCCGGCCGCCTTCACGCTGGCCGCCCTGTACGCGGCCAGCCGCCGGACCGGCGGCCGGACCGCCGGGCCGGTGCGCTGGCTGGTCGGCCTGGTGCTGTTCGGTCCGCTCGCCTTCGCCGACCCGGAGGAGGTCTCGATCCTCCTGGCCACCACCCGCGACGTGCCGTTCTGGGTGGCGGCCGCCGCGGTCGCCGGGCTCGCCGTCGCGGTCCTGCTCGCCGTCGGGTACGGCGTCCTGCTCGCCCGGCCCCGGGCGGTCACGCCCAGCCGGCGGGTGGCCGGGCTGGCCGCCGGCGTGCTGCTGGTCGCGGTCGGGGTGGTGGACGCGGTCCCCGGGCAGCCCGGACTGCACGGCGAGCGGCTGCTGGTGGTGCTGCGCGAGCAGGCCGACCTGGCCGGCATCCCGGCCGGTACGCCGGGCCGGGCCGGTCGGGACGGGCGCGCCGCCGAGGTGTACTCCCGGCTGGTCGCCACCGCCGAGCGGACCCAGGGCGACCTGCGCCGCGAGCTGGGCCGACTGCGCCTGCACCCGAGGCCGTACTACCTGGTCAACGCGATCGAGATCGACGGCGGGCCGGCGGTGCGGGCCTGGCTGTCCGGCCGTCCCGAGGTCTCCCGCGTCCTGGTCAGCCAGCGGGTACGGCCGCTGCCCGCCCCCGCCCCGACCACCTCCGGCGACGCGCCGGCGCCGGTCGGCCCGGCCTGGAACATCCGGCTGCTCGGCGCCGACCGGGTCTGGTCGGAGCTGGGGGTGACCGGTTCGGGCGTGGTGGTGGGCAGCTCCGACTCGGGCGTGGACGGCCGCCACCCGGCGCTGGCCGACGGCTTCCGGGGCGGCGACGACTCCTGGTACGACCCGTGGGACCACACCCGCTCGCCGAACGACGCGGGCGGGCACGGCACCCACACGGTGGGCAGCGCGGTGGGTCGGGACGGCATCGGGGTGGCCCCGGGCGCGCGCTGGGTGGGCTGCGTCAACCTCGACCGCAACCTCGGCAGCCCCGCGCACTACCTGGACTGCCTCCAGTTCATGCTGGCCCCCTTCCCGCCCGGCGGGGACCCGTTCGCCGACGGTCGTCCGGCGCGCGCGCCGGACGTGCTGACCAACTCCTGGGGCTGCCCGCCGATCGAGGGCTGCGACCCGCGGGCGCTCCGGCCGGCCGCCGACGCGCTGGCCGCCGCCGGCATCCTGGTGGTCGCGGCGGCCGGCAACACCGGGCCGTACTGCGGCTCGATCGCCGACCCGCCCGCGCCGTACCCGGACGTGTTGACCGTCGGCGCGGTGGACCGCAACCGCCGGGTGACCCTCTTCTCCAGTCGCGGACCGGCCCCGGGGGACGCGGCCAAGCCGGACGTGCTCGCGCCGGGCGCGGGCGTGCTCTCCGCGATGCCGGGCGGTGGCTACGCCACCCTGGACGGCACCTCGATGGCGACCCCGCAGGTGGCGGGCGTGGTGGCACTGATGTGGTCGGCGAACCCGGCGCTCGTCGGCGACCTGGAGCGCACCCGCCGGATCCTGCGGGAGACGGCGCAGCCGGCGCAGCCGAGCTACCGCTCCCGCGCACCTCAGGACGCCTGCGGCGGGGACGCGAACATCACCGGCGCGGGCCTCGTCGACGCGTACGCGGCGGTGCGGGCGGCCCGGGCCGGCTGA
- a CDS encoding glycerol-3-phosphate dehydrogenase/oxidase yields the protein MRDPNVTRSAAGQLSPERRAADLRRLRSERFDVLVIGGGVTGAGAALDAASRGLKVALVEARDYAAGTSSRSSKLIHGGLRYLEQLEFHLVHEALTERGLLATRLAPHLVRPVPFLVPLPAGRGLRDLPARAFRRSYYGAGVAAYDAFAGVFGGGRGMPLHRHLTREGARRIFPSLRADSLAGAIRYYDGQVDDARLVVTLARTAASLGATVVSSARAVGLIRQAREVTGVRVRDLEAPAGSPDAEFEVRARTVIGATGVWSDDMSRMLNDVGLRPGIRVRASKGVHLVVPRSAITGETGLILRTATSVLFVIPWGGHWIIGTTDTDWRLDRSHPSASARDIQYLLDQVNTVLDRPLSTADIEGVYAGLRPLLAGEADSTSKLSREHAVFEPMLGLLLVAGGKYTTYRVMASDVVDRAVRRLGGGRPSRTADLPLLGADGYQAMWRDRADLARRHGVPVGVVEHLLERYGTLTRELLALVDADPLLASPLAGAPEYLAAEVTYAARAEGALHLEDVLTRRTRISFETTHRGLESAGHTAELMGAVLGWDAATREREITHYRARVEAERESQLMPDDATADAARLGAPDVRGFAADRGVDGDSAGLPTSSR from the coding sequence GTGCGCGACCCCAACGTGACCCGATCCGCCGCCGGCCAGCTCTCCCCGGAGCGCCGCGCCGCGGACCTGCGCCGCCTCCGGTCCGAACGGTTCGACGTGCTGGTCATCGGTGGTGGGGTGACCGGGGCGGGTGCCGCGCTGGACGCCGCCTCCCGTGGGCTCAAGGTGGCCCTGGTGGAGGCCCGCGACTACGCCGCCGGCACCTCCAGCCGGTCCAGCAAGTTGATCCACGGCGGCCTGCGCTACCTGGAGCAGTTGGAGTTCCATCTGGTCCACGAGGCGCTCACCGAGCGCGGCCTGCTCGCCACCCGGCTCGCCCCGCACCTGGTCCGGCCGGTGCCGTTCCTGGTGCCGCTGCCCGCCGGCCGTGGCCTGCGGGACCTGCCGGCCCGGGCGTTCCGCCGCTCCTACTACGGCGCCGGAGTGGCCGCGTACGACGCCTTCGCCGGGGTCTTCGGCGGTGGGCGGGGGATGCCGCTGCACCGGCACCTGACCCGCGAGGGCGCCCGCCGGATCTTCCCCAGCCTGCGGGCCGACTCGCTGGCCGGCGCCATCCGCTACTACGACGGCCAGGTCGACGACGCCCGGCTGGTGGTGACCCTGGCCCGCACCGCGGCCAGCCTGGGCGCGACCGTGGTGAGCAGCGCCCGCGCGGTCGGGCTGATCCGGCAGGCCCGCGAGGTGACCGGGGTCCGGGTCCGCGACCTGGAGGCGCCCGCCGGTTCGCCGGACGCCGAGTTCGAGGTACGCGCGCGCACCGTCATCGGGGCCACCGGCGTGTGGAGCGACGACATGTCGCGGATGCTCAACGACGTCGGACTGCGCCCGGGCATCCGGGTGCGGGCCTCCAAGGGCGTGCACCTGGTCGTCCCCCGCTCCGCGATCACCGGGGAGACCGGGCTGATCCTGCGCACGGCCACCAGCGTGCTCTTCGTCATCCCCTGGGGCGGGCACTGGATCATCGGCACCACGGACACCGACTGGCGGCTGGACCGCTCCCACCCGTCCGCCTCCGCCCGCGACATCCAGTACCTGCTCGACCAGGTCAACACCGTGCTCGACCGGCCGCTGTCCACGGCGGACATCGAGGGCGTCTACGCCGGGCTGCGCCCGCTGCTCGCCGGCGAGGCGGACTCCACCTCCAAGCTCTCCCGCGAGCACGCCGTCTTCGAGCCGATGCTGGGGCTGCTCCTGGTCGCCGGCGGCAAGTACACGACGTACCGGGTGATGGCCTCCGACGTGGTGGACCGGGCGGTCCGCCGGCTCGGCGGCGGTCGCCCCTCCCGCACCGCCGACCTGCCGCTGCTCGGCGCCGACGGCTACCAGGCCATGTGGCGGGACCGGGCCGACCTGGCCCGCCGGCACGGGGTGCCGGTCGGCGTCGTCGAGCACCTGCTGGAGCGGTACGGCACGCTGACCCGGGAGCTGCTGGCCCTGGTGGACGCCGACCCGCTGCTCGCCTCGCCGCTGGCCGGCGCACCGGAGTACCTGGCCGCCGAGGTGACGTACGCGGCCCGTGCCGAGGGGGCGCTGCACCTGGAGGACGTACTGACCCGGCGTACCCGGATCTCCTTCGAGACCACCCACCGCGGCCTGGAGTCGGCCGGGCACACCGCGGAGCTGATGGGCGCGGTGCTCGGCTGGGACGCGGCCACCCGCGAGCGCGAGATCACGCACTACCGGGCCCGGGTCGAGGCGGAGCGGGAGTCGCAGCTGATGCCGGACGACGCCACCGCCGACGCGGCCCGGCTCGGCGCGCCGGACGTGCGGGGGTTCGCCGCCGACCGGGGCGTCGACGGGGACAGCGCCGGGCTGCCCACCTCGTCGCGCTGA
- a CDS encoding FAD-binding oxidoreductase, translating into MAGSPLLDDLRAALGDDAVLTDPDLLRMHQRDEADLCPAGTPLVVTRPRDTGQVAAVVRAAARHGVPVVPQGARTGLAGAANAIDGAVVLSTVAMDAILEIDPVSRIAVVQPGVVNARLAAAVAEHGLYYPPDPGSWESSTIGGNVATNAGGMCCVKYGVTTEYVLGLEVVLASGEVLRTGRRTAKGVAGYDLTRLFVGSEGTLGVLTEITVSLRPAPEESLTMVAVFGSTAEAGTAVAQIAARGLTPSLLELLDRTHLRAIEAYRPMGLRTDAQALLLAAADTGARAADDLARLAEVCEAAGAEEVYTATDAVEAAALLQARRLAHPAMEKFAADAFPAGNGGLVIDDVAVPRGSLAALLDGVARIAEKCDVPIGVVGHAGDGNMHPNIVVDRADPASLERGRRAFDEIMRLGLDLGGTCTGEHGVGLLKRDWLAREIGPVGVRVHQAIKAALDPAGLLNPGKVL; encoded by the coding sequence ATGGCCGGATCCCCCCTCCTCGACGACCTGCGTGCGGCGCTCGGCGACGACGCCGTCCTCACCGACCCCGATCTGCTCCGGATGCACCAGCGCGACGAGGCGGACCTGTGCCCGGCCGGTACGCCGCTGGTGGTGACCCGCCCGCGCGACACCGGGCAGGTGGCCGCCGTGGTCCGGGCCGCCGCCCGGCACGGCGTACCGGTGGTGCCGCAGGGTGCCCGGACCGGCCTGGCCGGCGCCGCGAACGCGATCGACGGCGCGGTGGTGCTCAGCACGGTGGCGATGGACGCCATCCTGGAGATCGACCCGGTGAGCCGGATCGCCGTGGTCCAGCCCGGCGTGGTCAACGCCAGGCTCGCGGCGGCGGTGGCCGAGCACGGCCTGTACTACCCGCCGGACCCGGGCTCCTGGGAGTCCTCCACCATCGGCGGCAACGTCGCCACCAACGCCGGCGGCATGTGCTGCGTCAAGTACGGCGTGACCACCGAGTACGTCCTCGGCCTGGAGGTCGTGCTCGCCTCCGGCGAGGTGCTGCGCACCGGCCGGCGCACCGCCAAGGGGGTCGCCGGCTACGACCTGACCCGGCTCTTCGTCGGCTCGGAGGGCACCCTCGGGGTGCTCACCGAGATCACCGTGTCGCTGCGCCCGGCGCCCGAGGAGTCGCTGACCATGGTGGCGGTCTTCGGCTCGACCGCCGAGGCGGGCACGGCGGTGGCCCAGATCGCCGCCCGGGGACTCACCCCCAGCCTGCTGGAACTGCTCGACCGCACCCACCTGCGGGCGATCGAGGCGTACCGGCCGATGGGGTTGCGGACCGACGCGCAGGCGCTGCTGCTGGCCGCGGCGGACACCGGCGCGCGGGCGGCGGACGACCTGGCCCGGCTGGCCGAGGTCTGCGAGGCCGCCGGCGCCGAGGAGGTGTACACGGCCACCGACGCGGTCGAGGCGGCGGCGCTGCTCCAGGCCCGCCGGCTGGCGCACCCGGCGATGGAGAAGTTCGCCGCGGACGCCTTTCCGGCTGGCAACGGCGGTCTGGTGATCGACGACGTGGCGGTGCCGCGCGGCTCGCTCGCGGCGTTGCTGGACGGGGTGGCCCGGATCGCCGAGAAGTGCGACGTGCCGATCGGCGTCGTCGGGCACGCCGGGGACGGCAACATGCACCCGAACATCGTGGTGGACCGGGCGGACCCGGCCAGCCTGGAGCGGGGCCGGCGCGCCTTCGACGAGATCATGCGGCTGGGCCTGGACCTCGGCGGCACCTGCACCGGCGAGCACGGCGTCGGGCTGCTCAAGCGGGACTGGCTGGCCCGGGAGATCGGTCCGGTCGGGGTGCGGGTGCACCAGGCGATCAAGGCGGCGCTCGACCCGGCCGGGCTGCTCAACCCGGGCAAGGTGCTCTGA
- a CDS encoding DUF4031 domain-containing protein: MLYLDRPAWPWRGRLWSHLISDVSLAELHAFAEALGAPRRGFDRDHYDIPAERFAMAVWLGARVVPSRELVRLLRDAGLRRPKHLTRPAR, translated from the coding sequence ATGCTGTACCTGGACCGACCCGCCTGGCCGTGGCGGGGACGGCTCTGGTCCCACCTGATCAGCGACGTCTCCCTCGCGGAGCTGCACGCCTTCGCCGAGGCGCTGGGCGCACCCCGGCGCGGCTTCGACCGCGACCACTACGACATCCCCGCCGAGCGCTTCGCCATGGCCGTCTGGCTCGGGGCCCGGGTGGTCCCCAGCCGGGAGCTGGTCCGCCTGCTCCGCGACGCGGGCCTGCGCCGCCCCAAACACCTGACCCGCCCCGCCCGTTGA
- a CDS encoding HD domain-containing protein: MTELIDRWRTAARDGGAPDGPALIRAGEELLARWREPQRRYHTVRHLTAVLDVIDAYAELADRPELVRLAAWCHDAVYDPQAAGEANERDSAALAGTLLTALGLPAAAVAEVRRLVLLTAGHATTAGDRDGALLCDADLAILAAPRQEYDAYAAAIRAEYAHVPEPDFRAGRARVLTALLALPALYRLPPLAARWTDPARANLTRELATLS, translated from the coding sequence GTGACCGAGCTGATCGACCGCTGGCGGACGGCCGCCCGGGACGGCGGCGCCCCGGACGGGCCGGCGCTGATCCGGGCCGGGGAGGAGTTGCTGGCCCGGTGGCGGGAGCCACAGCGGCGCTACCACACCGTGCGGCACCTGACCGCCGTGCTCGACGTGATCGACGCGTACGCGGAGCTGGCCGACCGGCCGGAGCTGGTCCGGCTGGCCGCCTGGTGCCACGACGCGGTCTACGACCCCCAGGCGGCCGGCGAGGCCAACGAGCGGGACAGCGCCGCGCTGGCCGGCACGCTGCTGACCGCGCTGGGGCTGCCGGCCGCCGCGGTGGCCGAGGTGCGCCGGCTGGTGCTGCTCACCGCCGGGCACGCCACCACCGCCGGCGACCGGGACGGCGCCCTGCTCTGCGACGCCGACCTGGCAATCCTCGCCGCGCCCCGACAGGAGTACGACGCGTACGCCGCCGCGATCCGCGCGGAGTACGCGCACGTGCCGGAGCCCGACTTCCGGGCCGGTCGAGCCCGCGTGCTGACCGCCCTGCTCGCGCTCCCCGCCCTCTACCGGCTCCCCCCGCTCGCGGCCCGCTGGACCGACCCCGCCCGGGCCAACCTCACCCGCGAACTCGCCACCCTCAGCTGA
- a CDS encoding FUSC family protein, protein MARDRRLPLWRRLGRRDGESDVDSMRIADAVEELRHRSRATLHDRLHRVRMAMGLALQAGVAAALAWVVSHEFLHNPQPVFAPISAVGTLAASVGQRLRRTVELIIGVAVGVFLGDVLIYFLGTGGWQLGLVVTSAILLTIFFGASVAIVIQAAATAVLIVTLSPSTQNLEIPRFVDAFIGGGIALLVTAILLPLNPLRVINRAARPALDLLAAQLDITAEALRSRDRRGAQEALERLRENKDELAAFTEAIEGAKETSTLSPARWHRRSELTHYAEAADPIDRAMRNSGTLIRRAVTMIEDEEPVPEPLPDAVAHLAEVVRLLRHEFAVGEEPEKARERSLRAVSEAGRAYAAGVGFSGSVVVAQVRTTASDLMVASGIDQEEANQLVRRAFGDQEKPAGEPAERQGAPKPPTAPPIG, encoded by the coding sequence GTGGCCCGGGACCGACGACTACCGCTGTGGCGTCGGCTCGGCCGGCGCGACGGTGAATCCGACGTCGACTCGATGCGCATCGCCGACGCGGTGGAGGAGTTGCGGCACCGCAGCCGCGCCACCCTGCACGACCGGTTGCACCGGGTCCGGATGGCTATGGGCCTCGCTCTCCAGGCCGGGGTCGCCGCGGCGCTGGCCTGGGTCGTCTCCCACGAGTTCCTGCACAACCCGCAGCCGGTCTTCGCGCCGATCTCGGCGGTCGGCACCCTGGCCGCCTCGGTCGGCCAGCGGCTGCGCCGGACGGTGGAGCTGATCATCGGGGTCGCGGTCGGGGTGTTCCTCGGCGACGTCCTGATCTACTTCCTCGGTACCGGGGGATGGCAGCTCGGCCTGGTGGTGACCTCGGCCATCCTGCTGACCATCTTCTTCGGCGCCAGCGTCGCCATCGTCATCCAGGCCGCGGCGACCGCGGTGCTGATCGTCACGCTCAGCCCCTCCACCCAGAACCTGGAGATACCCCGCTTCGTCGACGCGTTCATCGGCGGCGGCATCGCGCTGCTGGTGACGGCGATCCTGCTGCCGCTCAACCCGCTACGCGTGATCAACCGGGCCGCTCGGCCGGCGCTGGACCTGCTCGCCGCCCAGCTCGACATCACCGCCGAGGCGCTGCGCAGCCGGGACCGCCGCGGTGCCCAGGAGGCCCTGGAACGGCTCCGGGAGAACAAGGACGAACTGGCCGCCTTCACCGAGGCGATCGAGGGCGCGAAGGAGACCAGCACCCTCTCGCCGGCCCGGTGGCACCGGCGCAGCGAGCTGACCCACTACGCGGAGGCCGCCGACCCGATCGACCGGGCCATGCGCAACAGCGGCACCCTGATCCGGCGCGCCGTCACCATGATCGAGGACGAGGAGCCGGTGCCGGAGCCGCTGCCGGACGCGGTGGCCCACCTCGCCGAGGTGGTGCGCCTGCTCCGGCACGAGTTCGCCGTCGGTGAGGAACCGGAGAAGGCGCGGGAACGCTCGTTGCGCGCGGTCAGCGAGGCGGGCCGGGCCTACGCGGCGGGCGTCGGCTTTTCCGGCAGCGTGGTGGTCGCCCAGGTGCGTACCACCGCCAGCGACCTCATGGTCGCCTCCGGCATCGACCAGGAGGAGGCGAACCAGCTGGTCCGGAGGGCCTTCGGCGACCAGGAGAAGCCGGCCGGCGAGCCGGCGGAGCGGCAGGGCGCTCCGAAGCCCCCCACCGCCCCGCCGATCGGCTGA
- a CDS encoding aminotransferase class V-fold PLP-dependent enzyme: MTLTLVPPAPATVTPASTGPDPLGVLGVPGQVNLDHAASAPCARAAADAVAELLPWYASVHRGAGALSRRCTLAYERARQTVGDFFGARPDDHVVFTRNTTDALNLLARALPPGTTVVTFAGEHHANLLPWPRGSVRLPVPDSPAGAVRALDAALAELRRGATSALPVLVAVTGASNVTGERWPVAELARVARRHAARIVVDAAQLAPHAPVDVAALDVDYLAVSGHKLYAPFGAGILLGRADWLDVAPPYLAGGGATSHVGAATHEVRWTTGPDRHEGGTPNLLGAVALAAVCAALAGADRAALHAHEQRLVDRLRDGLAALPDAVELRTFSPDARRVGIVSFVLAGRDSAEVAAYLAREHDIGVRDGLFCAHPLARRLLAEAAARAGRDDLPPTALRASLGLGSTVADVDRLLAALAALS; the protein is encoded by the coding sequence ATGACCCTCACCCTCGTACCGCCCGCCCCGGCCACCGTCACACCGGCGTCGACCGGGCCGGATCCGCTCGGCGTGCTCGGCGTACCCGGGCAGGTGAACCTGGACCACGCCGCCAGCGCACCCTGCGCGCGGGCCGCGGCCGACGCGGTGGCCGAGCTGCTGCCCTGGTACGCCAGCGTGCACCGCGGCGCCGGGGCGCTGTCGCGACGCTGCACCCTGGCCTACGAGCGGGCCCGGCAGACGGTCGGCGACTTCTTCGGCGCCCGGCCCGACGACCACGTGGTGTTCACCCGCAACACCACCGACGCGCTCAACCTGCTGGCCAGGGCGCTGCCCCCGGGCACCACGGTGGTCACCTTCGCCGGGGAGCACCACGCCAACCTGCTGCCCTGGCCGCGCGGCTCGGTCCGCCTGCCGGTGCCGGACAGCCCCGCCGGGGCGGTCCGGGCGCTGGACGCCGCGCTGGCCGAGCTGCGCCGGGGCGCCACGTCCGCGCTGCCGGTGCTGGTCGCGGTGACCGGGGCGAGCAACGTGACCGGCGAACGCTGGCCGGTGGCCGAGCTGGCCCGGGTGGCCCGCCGGCACGCCGCCCGGATCGTGGTGGACGCCGCCCAGCTCGCCCCGCACGCGCCGGTGGACGTCGCCGCGCTGGACGTGGACTACCTGGCCGTCTCCGGACACAAGCTGTACGCCCCGTTCGGCGCGGGGATCCTGCTCGGCCGGGCGGACTGGCTGGACGTCGCCCCGCCGTACCTGGCCGGGGGCGGCGCCACCAGCCACGTCGGCGCGGCCACCCACGAGGTGCGCTGGACGACCGGCCCGGACCGGCACGAGGGCGGTACGCCCAACCTGCTCGGCGCGGTCGCCCTGGCCGCCGTCTGCGCGGCGCTGGCCGGGGCGGACCGGGCGGCGCTGCACGCCCACGAGCAGCGGCTGGTGGACCGCCTGCGCGACGGGCTCGCCGCGCTGCCGGACGCCGTCGAGCTGCGCACCTTCTCCCCCGACGCGCGCCGGGTGGGGATCGTGTCGTTCGTGCTGGCCGGTCGGGACTCCGCCGAGGTGGCCGCGTACCTGGCGCGGGAGCACGACATCGGGGTACGCGACGGCCTGTTCTGCGCGCACCCGCTGGCCCGGCGGCTGCTCGCCGAGGCGGCGGCGCGCGCCGGGCGGGACGACCTGCCGCCGACCGCGCTGCGGGCCAGCCTCGGGCTGGGCAGCACCGTGGCGGACGTGGACCGGCTGCTGGCCGCGCTCGCGGCCCTGAGCTGA